Within Pseudomonas paeninsulae, the genomic segment GTCGCCGAAGCCGAGTGGGATCAGCGCTTCGCCGCCTACACCGCCGCCTACCCGGAACTGGCCGCCGAGTTCAAGCGTCGCATCAGTGGCGAACTGCCGGCCGATTTCGCCGAGAAGGCTGCCGCCTATATCCAGGAAGTCGCGCTAAAAGGCGAAACCATCGCCAGCCGCAAGGCCAGCCAGAACGCGCTGAACGCCTTTGGCCCGCTGCTGCCGGAATTTCTCGGCGGCTCGGCCGACCTGGCCGGCTCCAACCTGACCCTGTGGAAAGGCTGCCAGGGCGTCTCGGCTGAAGACGCTTCCGGCAACTATATGTTCTACGGTGTGCGCGAGTTCGGCATGAGCGCGATCATGAACGGCGTCGCCTTGCATGGCGGCTTCGTGCCGTACGGCGCGACCTTCCTGATATTCATGGAATACGCGCGCAATGCCGTGCGCATGTCGGCGCTGATGAAAAAGCGCGTGCTCTACGTGTTCACCCACGACTCCATCGGTCTCGGCGAAGACGGTCCGACCCACCAGCCGATCGAGCAGTTGGCCAGCCTGCGCTGCACGCCCAACCTCGACACCTGGCGTCCCTGCGATGCGGTGGAATCGGCGGTGGCCTGGAAGTACGCGATCGAGCGCAACGATGGCCCCAGCGCCCTGATCTTCAGCCGGCAGAACCTGCCGCACCAGGGCCGCGATGCCCAGCAGTTGGCCGACATCGCTCGCGGCGGCTACGTGCTGAAAGACTGCGCCGGCGAGCCTGAGCTGATCCTGATCGCCACCGGCTCGGAAATCGGCCTGGCTGTCGCCGCTTACGAGCAGTTGAGCGAGCAGGGCCGCAAGGTGCGCGTGGTGTCCATGCCGTCGACCAGCGTGTTCGATGCGCAGGATGCCGGCTACAAGCAGGCGGTATTGCCGCTGCAGGTTGGCGCGCGGATTGCCATCGAGGCGTCCCACGCCGACTACTGGTACAAGTATGTCGGTCTGGAAGGTCGCGTCATCGGCATGACCACCTTCGGTGAGTCCGCCCCCGCTCCGGCGCTGTTCGAGCACTTCGGCTTCACCGTCGAGAACCTGCTGGAAACCGCCGCCGAACTGCTGGAAGACTGAGGTCAGGAGAACCGTAGGATGGGTCGAGCCGCGCAGGTTGAGCGAAGCGATACCCATCGTTTTTGCAGTGGCGCTGCCCAGGTTGTTGGGTATCGTCGCTGCGCTCCTCAACCCAACCTACGTTCGAGTCCCTATGTCCAATCGCCCCTACAGAATCGCCCTCAACGGCTACGGCCGCATCGGTCGCTGCGTGCTGCGCGCGCTGCATGAGCGCGGTGCCGGGGCGCGCCTGGAAATAGTCGCGCTGAATGATTTGGCCGACCAGGCCAGCATCGAATACCTGACCCGTTTCGACTCCACCCACGGGCGCTTTCCCGGCGAGGTGAAGGTCGATGGCGACTGCCTGCATATCAATGGCGACTGCGTGCAGGTGC encodes:
- the tkt gene encoding transketolase, with product MPSRRERANAIRALSMDAVQKANSGHPGAPMGMADIAEVLWRDYLKHNPSNPEFADRDRFVLSNGHGSMLVYSLLHLTGYDLGIEDLKQFRQMGSRTPGHPEYGYTPGVETTTGPLGQGLANAVGFALAEKVLGAQFNRDGHQIVDHFTYAFLGDGCMMEGISHEVSSLAGTLGLGKLIAFYDDNGISIDGEVEGWFTDDTPKRFEAYGWQVIRNVDGHDAEEIKIAIDTARKSEQPTLICCKTTIGFGSPNKQGKEDCHGAPLGVDEIALTRAALGWNHGPFEIPADIYAEWDAKEAGAVAEAEWDQRFAAYTAAYPELAAEFKRRISGELPADFAEKAAAYIQEVALKGETIASRKASQNALNAFGPLLPEFLGGSADLAGSNLTLWKGCQGVSAEDASGNYMFYGVREFGMSAIMNGVALHGGFVPYGATFLIFMEYARNAVRMSALMKKRVLYVFTHDSIGLGEDGPTHQPIEQLASLRCTPNLDTWRPCDAVESAVAWKYAIERNDGPSALIFSRQNLPHQGRDAQQLADIARGGYVLKDCAGEPELILIATGSEIGLAVAAYEQLSEQGRKVRVVSMPSTSVFDAQDAGYKQAVLPLQVGARIAIEASHADYWYKYVGLEGRVIGMTTFGESAPAPALFEHFGFTVENLLETAAELLED